CGACGATTGGCGAGCAGGTCGATACGGACGGGCAGCTCACGCTGCATACCGAGGGGGATCAATACGAGATCCGCTGCCGCCATGCGGTGTCTGCTTCCCATTTTCCCTTCTATGACGGCGGTTCCCTCTACTTCTCCCGGCTGCACGCTGAGCGTTCCTACTGCCTGGCCTTCGAGCCGGAGACCGATTATGAAGGCGGCATGTACCTGAGCGCCAGCGAGCCGACCCGTTCGCTCCGTGCGGTGGAGTGGGGGGACAAAAAGCTGGTGATCGCCGGCGGGGAGAACCACAAGACCGGGCAGGGCATCTGCACCTTCGGGCATTATGAGAAGCTGGAGCAGTTCGCGGGCGGGCTGCTGGGCATCCGCAGCATTCCTTTCCGCTGGTCCACCCAGGATCTGATCACGCTCGACAACGTTCCTTACATCGGCAAACGGGCGGAGGATGAGGAAATCTATATCGCCACCGGCTTCGCCAAATGGGGCATGACGAACGGAACGCTGGCCGCCCGCCTGATTGCCGACGGGATTATGGGCAACAGCAACCCCTATACCGGGCTGTATGATCCCACACGCTTCAAGGCGGTGCCGGCCATCAAGAACTTCCTTGTGCAGAACCTCTCTGTCGCCAAAGAGCTGGTCAGCGGCAAGGTGGAGATTGTCCACAAAAAGACGCGGGAGCTTGCGCCGGATGAAGGTGCAGTTGTCGTACATGACGGCAAACGCGTGGGCGCCTACCGCGATCCTGAAGGCAAGCTGCATCTCGTAGACAGAACCTGCACCCATATGGGCTGCGAATGCGAATGGAATGACGGAGAGCGCTCCTGGGACTGCCCGTGCCACGGCTCCCGCTTCTCCTATGAAGGCAAGGTGCTCGAAGGACCGGCCACGGTGCCGCTTAAGACTATTGAGGCGCAGGATGTGAACTAGGGCATGGCTTGTGCCGGGCTGGCCGGACTGCCCGGCGTGATTGTCCCGGGCTGCTCAGGTATAATAGCCTTAGCCTTATGTCTATCTTGCAGGTTGAAACTATTCTATTGAAGGAGCGTGACGGCAGGTTATGGATTTGAGAGGAACCAGTGTGGTCATCACAGGTGCAGGCAAGGGAATCGGCAAGGCGCTCGCCATGGCGCTGGCTAAGGAAGGTGCGAATTTGGGC
This region of Paenibacillus sp. FSL K6-1096 genomic DNA includes:
- a CDS encoding FAD-dependent oxidoreductase: MGSQEYHSQGLPQFPESFWRGSTELPSFPKLAENHVTDVAIVGAGITGITTAYLLSKAGYKVTLLEAGGILNGTTGFTSAKISAQHGMIYDDLLKHFGEEQARMYYQSNHEAMEWMIATAEELGLDCGMKQEAAYLYADKEDAKKLKELEAEFAAYQKLGIPGEWLDAVPLPLGAGGAIRLSGQARFHPLHYLKGLLQAVLDRGGQIYEHTTIGEQVDTDGQLTLHTEGDQYEIRCRHAVSASHFPFYDGGSLYFSRLHAERSYCLAFEPETDYEGGMYLSASEPTRSLRAVEWGDKKLVIAGGENHKTGQGICTFGHYEKLEQFAGGLLGIRSIPFRWSTQDLITLDNVPYIGKRAEDEEIYIATGFAKWGMTNGTLAARLIADGIMGNSNPYTGLYDPTRFKAVPAIKNFLVQNLSVAKELVSGKVEIVHKKTRELAPDEGAVVVHDGKRVGAYRDPEGKLHLVDRTCTHMGCECEWNDGERSWDCPCHGSRFSYEGKVLEGPATVPLKTIEAQDVN